A region of the Leucobacter komagatae genome:
GGCCCGCGCACCGATTCCACCCCAAGTCATCCGTTCGCGCCCAAATGTCCCGGGCATTTGAGGTGGAATAGAAGATTTGGGGTGGAGGGAGCGGAGGGAGCGGAGGGAGCGAGTGCCAGCCGCGGGGAAAGCACCCGCCACGTCACGGCTCGGGCACGCGAAGGGCCGCGAAACCCCAGTGGGTCTCGCGGCCTTCAGCGCGACTCGCTACTCACACGAGCAGCAGCGCAAGCAGCAGCAGAACTTAGTCAGCGGCCGGGCGCGGGCGCGAAGCGAACTCCTCGAACACTGCGCGGGGCTCGGTGACTGCCTCGATGTTGACGATGTCACGGCCGAGGAAGAAGTGTCCAACCCAGCCGCCGAACACGCGCCACTTGCGCTCCCACGTGGGGATAGCGAGGCCGTGGTAGAAGCGGTGCGCGAGCCACGCGATGTAGCCCTTGAGCGTGAAGTTGCCCGAGCGGAACACACCGGTGTTCATGCCGAGGCCCGCGACTGCGCCCTGGTTCTTGTGGTTGTACTCAACGACGCCCTCACCGCGCAGCGTCGCGACGATGTTCTTCGCGAGCAGACGGCCCTGGCGCACGGCGTGCTGTGCGTTCGGAACGCAGAAGCCGCCGGGGCCGGGGGTCGAGGAGATGTCGGGAACCTGCGAGGTGTCACCCGCGGTCCATGCACCCTCGACGATCTCGCCCTCTTCGGTCGCGACGCGCAGCGACGGCGTGCCGACGACGTGTCCACGAGCACCGATCGGGAGGTCGGTTCCACGGAGGAACGGACGGGGCATGACGCCAGCGGTCCAGACGATGAGATCAGACTCGTACTTCTCGCCGGTCGACAGCTCGATGTTGCCGCCCTCAGCCGAAGACAGCTGCGTGTCGAGGTGAATGTTCACGCCGCGGCGGGTCTGGTCCTTGACGACCCAGTCAGCGAGCCCCTCGGTGACCTCGGGCATGATGCGGCCCATGGCCTCAACGAGGTGGAACTTCGTCTCGTCGAACGTGATCTCCGGGTAGCGGCGGAGCAGCGCGGTCGCGAACGAGCGCAGCTCAGCGACCGACTCGATGCCAGCGAAGCCGCCGCCGACGACGGTGACGGTGAGCAGGCGTGCGCGCTCAGCCGAGTCCTTCGGCAGCGACGCGGCGCGCTCGAAGTTGCCGACCATGCGGTCGCGGATCGCGACGGCCTCTTCGATGGTCTTCATGCCGATGGCGCGGTCAGCGATGCCCGGGATCGGGAAGGTGCGCGAGACCGAACCGGTCGTGATGACGATCTGGTCGTACTCGAAGTCGTACGCCTCGCCGGTATTCGGCGTGATCGTTGCGGTCTTGGTGGCGTGCGAGATGCCGGTCACCTTGCCCGCGACGTTCGCGGTCTTCTTGAGGTGACGGCGACGCGCCACAACCGCGTGGCGGGGCTCGATCGAGCCAGCAGCAACCTCGGGAAGGAACGGCAGGTATGCCATGTACGGAAGCGGGTCAACGATGGTGACCTCAGCCTCGCCGGCACGGAGAAGCTTCTCGAGCTTCCATGCGGTGTAGAAGCCGGCGTAGCCGCCGCCGACGATCAGAATCTTCTTCGCCACGAAGCGATCTCCTTGATGATCAAATATGCACGAAATGCAGTCTGCAAGGTGCGCCCGCTTGTTTGCGCGGGAAGCCAGCTGGGCAACGTTCGCCCAACCCAGACCACTTTACCTGCAAATTCCCTGCAGATCGTCACAAACAGCGCGAGGAGCCACTCAGGCCGACGAATATTCGCCTGCCGAGAGCAGATTCCGCAGTTACTGCGCTGTTACTCGTTCCAGTCAGAACGCTCAAGCGCAAGGTCACCGATCGGGTTCACCCCGGGGCCCGCCGCGAGCGAGTGCCCGATCAGCGCGTGCAGGCACTTCACGCGGGTCGGCATCCCACCCGCGCTGATCCCAGCAAGCTCGGGAACCTCCCCCACCGAATCGCGATCAGCAATGTACTGTTCGTGGGCGCGCTGGTACGCGGCTCGGAGATCCTCATCCTCGGCAAGCATCTCGTTGAACTCGACCATCATGCCCGCGGCCTCGAGACGCGAGGCCGCGGCGACGACCTCGGGGTGCGACAGGTAGTAGAACGTCGGGAACGGCGAACCGTCGGGCAGGCGGGGCGAGGTCGCAACGACCGTCGGGCTGCCATCGGCGGCACGGGCAGCGATGCCGACAACGCCGCGCGCCTCGCGTCCGAGCTGCTCGCTCACCGCCGCGATGTCTGCTGCGGTCGGTTCGGGGAATGGGGGCCGGCTCACTTGCTGCTCCTTGAGGCTTCGTCTTCAGATGGGGTGTCGGGCACCGCGGTGCCCGAGGCGATCACGGACCCGAGGAGGTCTTTCGCCCAGTTGCGTTCAACGCGCGTCAGGTCGGCGCTCGTCTCCTCCTGCGACTCGACCGGCAGAACAACATCGGAGATGATGCTGAGCTGCGTCTCGCCAGGAAGCACGTACGAGAGGCGGTCGCGTGCCTGGGCGCGCACGTACGACGGATCCTTCCACCGCGTTCGCTCGGCGTCGATCTCCTCGACGGCCTCACGGTGCTGACGCACGCTCTCCCGCAGCTGCGCGATCTCGCGCTGCTGCTGCACGAACGTCGAGATGTTCGGGCTGAGGATCAGCGCCCCGGCAATCACCGAGACGACCACGACGACGGTGAAGACACTGAAGCGCAGACTTGCGACCCACGCCGCAATGTCTGCGCCCCAGTTCTTCACCGTGTACTCCTCAGGTCAGGCGAGAGGTTACGCCTGGAAACGCGGGAACGCGCCGCGCCCCGCGTAGCGAGCTGCGTCGCCGAGCTCTTCCTCGATGCGGAGGAGCTGGTTGTACTTCGCGACGCGGTCCGAACGCGCGGGGGCGCCGGTCTTGATCTGGCCGCAGTCGGTCGCGACGGCGAGGTCGGCGATCGTGACGTCCTCGGTCTCGCCCGAGCGGTGCGACATGACGGCGGTGTAGCCCGAGCGCTGCGCAAGCTGCACGGCATCGAAAGTCTCGGTCAGCGTACCGATCTGGTTGACCTTTACGAGCAGCGAGTTCGCGACACCCTTCGCGATGCCGTCGGCAAGGCGCTCGGGGTTCGTGACGAACAGGTCGTCGCCGACGAGCTGCACGCGGTCGCCAACGCGGTCGGTGAGCTCCTTCCAGCCGTCCCAGTCTGCCTCGTCGAGGGGATCCTCAATCGAGACGAGCGGGTACCGGTCGAGCAGGTCCGCGTAGTAGTCGGCCATCTCGGCC
Encoded here:
- a CDS encoding DUF501 domain-containing protein; this translates as MSRPPFPEPTAADIAAVSEQLGREARGVVGIAARAADGSPTVVATSPRLPDGSPFPTFYYLSHPEVVAAASRLEAAGMMVEFNEMLAEDEDLRAAYQRAHEQYIADRDSVGEVPELAGISAGGMPTRVKCLHALIGHSLAAGPGVNPIGDLALERSDWNE
- a CDS encoding septum formation initiator family protein, which codes for MKNWGADIAAWVASLRFSVFTVVVVVSVIAGALILSPNISTFVQQQREIAQLRESVRQHREAVEEIDAERTRWKDPSYVRAQARDRLSYVLPGETQLSIISDVVLPVESQEETSADLTRVERNWAKDLLGSVIASGTAVPDTPSEDEASRSSK
- a CDS encoding NAD(P)/FAD-dependent oxidoreductase, with product MAKKILIVGGGYAGFYTAWKLEKLLRAGEAEVTIVDPLPYMAYLPFLPEVAAGSIEPRHAVVARRRHLKKTANVAGKVTGISHATKTATITPNTGEAYDFEYDQIVITTGSVSRTFPIPGIADRAIGMKTIEEAVAIRDRMVGNFERAASLPKDSAERARLLTVTVVGGGFAGIESVAELRSFATALLRRYPEITFDETKFHLVEAMGRIMPEVTEGLADWVVKDQTRRGVNIHLDTQLSSAEGGNIELSTGEKYESDLIVWTAGVMPRPFLRGTDLPIGARGHVVGTPSLRVATEEGEIVEGAWTAGDTSQVPDISSTPGPGGFCVPNAQHAVRQGRLLAKNIVATLRGEGVVEYNHKNQGAVAGLGMNTGVFRSGNFTLKGYIAWLAHRFYHGLAIPTWERKWRVFGGWVGHFFLGRDIVNIEAVTEPRAVFEEFASRPRPAAD